The DNA region AATTTTCAAAAATGTAAATCTGGAGATCGAAACCGACAAGATTACATTTCTGACTGGCAAGAACGGAAGCGGGAAAACAACTTTCTGCAGGATATTAAGCGGTTTGGAGAATAATTTTAAAGGACGGATTTTATTTGAAGACAAGGATGTTACAAAACAAAAAGTCTATGAAAAAGCAAAGCAAATAACTTTTTTAAAACAAGAACCATTGGCAAATTTGATCGCTTCAACTCCTGAAGAAGAACTTGCTATCTGGCAAAATAAATTTCTGGCAAAAGATTCGCATAAACAGCAAAATGAAAGAAATAATATTTTGAATCAATTCGATCTTTTACTTTTGAAAGATGAACCGATCTGGGAATTAAGCAGCGGACAACTGAAAAGAATTGGTATCTCAGCCCTTAATCTGGAATGGAAAAAATTCTGGATATTGGATGAACCGACAGCAGGTCTCGATCATGTTCAGATCGAAAAATTAAAGAATATATTTCAAACCAGGAGAAATAATGGTTTCGGAGCTTTGATCGTCTCCCATAGGGAAGACCTCTTTAGAGAATATTCTGATAAAATATTAAGGATAAATAATTTTCAAATTCTATGAATTCGAAATTATCTTCTTGTCTGGCATTCCCAAACAGGAGTTTGAGAACGAGGAGACAACAGAGTTCTGGCATTCCCAAACAGGAGTTTGAGAACGAGGAGACAACAGAGTTCTGGCATTCCCAAACAGGAGTTTGGGAACGAGTAGAAATTATCAAATATGAGGAGAAATGAAAAAAACTTTCTTTGTGATGTTTGTGTT from Candidatus Cloacimonadota bacterium includes:
- a CDS encoding ABC transporter ATP-binding protein translates to MEWFFRIIMIKKMKIISINDLSFSYQNKIIFKNVNLEIETDKITFLTGKNGSGKTTFCRILSGLENNFKGRILFEDKDVTKQKVYEKAKQITFLKQEPLANLIASTPEEELAIWQNKFLAKDSHKQQNERNNILNQFDLLLLKDEPIWELSSGQLKRIGISALNLEWKKFWILDEPTAGLDHVQIEKLKNIFQTRRNNGFGALIVSHREDLFREYSDKILRINNFQIL